A single window of Loxodonta africana isolate mLoxAfr1 chromosome 26, mLoxAfr1.hap2, whole genome shotgun sequence DNA harbors:
- the LOC135228697 gene encoding uncharacterized protein LOC135228697, which yields MIMMVVVMMMVVVMLVAVMVVVAIKVVTVVVVAVVEVMVMVMMVVMMVVVMLVVVMMVMMMEAVMMVAVMVVVATVVVTVVAVVGVMVMVVVMMVMIMVVVMMVAVAMILVVMPMMVMMLVVVIMVMTIGGSGDDGGGGMTMMAAMVVVMVVVIVMMMVMMVMMMVVEVVTAMVAVMLMEVVICGDGGGYSDGCNDGSDDGSGGNSGGNNVGGGGGASRDRSHSYGNGEGGGDGGCDDGSGGGGHNDDDGHGGSGGGGGDGGSDDGGSSGGGSGGDGGDGGGSDADGGGDMW from the coding sequence ATGATCATGATGGTGGTGGTAATGATGATGGTAGTGGTGATGTTGGtggcagtgatggtggtggtggcaatTAAGGTGGTGACAGTAGTGGTAGTGGCagtggtggaggtgatggtgatGGTAATGATGGTagtaatgatggtggtggtgatgctggtggtggtaatgatggtgatgatgatggaaGCGGTGATGATGGtggcagtgatggtggtggtggcaacGGTGGTGGTGACAGTAGTGGCAGTGGTgggggtgatggtgatggtggtggtaatgATGGTAATGATAATggtagtggtgatgatggtggcggTGGCAATGATACTGGTGGTGATgccaatgatggtgatgatgctGGTGGTGGTAATTATGGTAATGACAATTGGTGggagtggtgatgatggtggtggtggcatgACGATGATGGCGgcaatggtggtggtgatggtagtggtgattgtgatgatgatggtaatgatggtgatgatgatggtagtgGAGGTGGTGACGGCGATGGTGGCAGTGATGCTGATGGAGGTGGTGATATGTGGCGATGGTGGTGGTTACAGCGATGGTTGTAATGATGGTAGTGATGATGGTAGTGGTGGCAATAGTGGTGGTAAcaatgttggtggtggtggtggtgctagTAGAGACAGAAGTCATAGTTATGGCAATGGTgaaggtggtggtgatggtggttgtGATGatgggagtggtggtggtggtcacaATGATGACGATGGTCATGGTGgcagtggtggaggtggtggtgatggtggcagtgATGATGGTGGCAGTAGTGGCGGGGGCAGTGGTGGAgatggtggtgacggtggtggtaGCGATGCTGATGGAGGTGGTGATATGTGGTGA